The following are encoded together in the Pseudomonadota bacterium genome:
- a CDS encoding dienelactone hydrolase family protein: MTARLTLSSGLPINVAGAPSSARAIIVLQEAFGVNDHIRTVTDRYGAEGFYAVAPELFHRDGSPEIDYTDFTSALTHMGNFTREGLEADLRDAATWLNEQGFTTEQIGIVGYCMGGTVASFANTLGIVGAAASYYGGGVVNPRFHLPSIVQMTADFRSPWLGLYGGLDKGIPMSEIDALREALANADVSTDLVVYEEADHGFNCNDRTNVYHADAAADATQRTYEFFRHELRDPAA; this comes from the coding sequence GCCTCACGCTCTCGTCCGGTCTCCCGATCAACGTCGCCGGTGCCCCGAGCTCAGCTCGGGCCATCATCGTGCTGCAGGAGGCCTTTGGGGTCAATGACCACATTCGAACGGTGACCGATCGCTACGGCGCAGAGGGCTTCTACGCCGTCGCGCCAGAGCTCTTTCACCGTGACGGCTCACCGGAGATTGACTACACCGACTTCACCTCGGCCCTCACCCACATGGGCAACTTCACTCGCGAGGGGCTCGAAGCGGATCTGCGTGATGCCGCAACCTGGCTGAACGAGCAGGGCTTTACCACCGAGCAGATTGGCATCGTCGGCTACTGCATGGGTGGCACCGTCGCGAGCTTCGCGAACACGCTCGGCATCGTCGGCGCCGCCGCCTCCTACTACGGCGGCGGGGTCGTCAACCCCCGATTCCATCTGCCCTCCATCGTGCAGATGACCGCCGACTTTCGCTCCCCCTGGCTCGGTCTCTACGGAGGACTAGATAAGGGCATCCCAATGAGCGAGATTGACGCTCTCCGCGAAGCGCTCGCGAACGCCGACGTCTCGACCGACCTCGTTGTCTACGAGGAGGCCGACCACGGCTTTAACTGCAACGACCGCACCAACGTCTATCACGCTGATGCCGCGGCCGACGCGACGCAGCGCACCTACGAGTT